A part of Miscanthus floridulus cultivar M001 unplaced genomic scaffold, ASM1932011v1 fs_360_2_3, whole genome shotgun sequence genomic DNA contains:
- the LOC136531476 gene encoding classical arabinogalactan protein 26-like has translation MARARGRGRGCLLLLLAFLAGAAAGRHDAPAPRASSISAAPEYPPLPRLPNQHHGRHAAGPALPPALSPDIMPVLPSPAEDGAAPVPDAGEPTIPSSPSPPNPDALEPDSALAPFGSAPAVAAQSHAVASASASALPLLGLLAMWLLLVVV, from the coding sequence ATGGCGAgggcgcgcgggcgcgggcgtgggtgcctcctcctcctcctggcgtTCCTCGCTGGCGCCGCGGCGGGCCGACACGACGCGCCCGCGCCCCGGGCGTCGTCCATCTCCGCGGCGCCCGAGTACCCGCCGCTGCCGCGCCTCCCGAACCAGCACCACGGCCGCCACGCCGCCGGCCCCGCGCTCCCGCCGGCGCTGTCGCCCGACATAATGCCCGTGCTGCCGTCCCCCGCCGAGGACGGCGCCGCGCCGGTGCCCGACGCGGGGGAGCCCACCATCCCGTCCAGCCCCAGCCCGCCCAACCCGGACGCGCTGGAGCCCGACTCGGCGCTCGCGCCGTTCGGCTCCGCGCCCGCCGTCGCCGCGCAGTCCCACGCCGTGGCGTCTGCCTCGGCCTCGGCGCTCCCGCTCCTCGGCCTACTGGCCATgtggctgctgctggtggtggtgtaG